One window of Deltaproteobacteria bacterium genomic DNA carries:
- a CDS encoding GIY-YIG nuclease family protein, which translates to MDKQFCVYILASKRNGTLYIGVSSQLATRVWQHKSKVVEGFSAKCGVDKPVYY; encoded by the coding sequence ATGGACAAGCAGTTCTGCGTTTACATCCTGGCCAGCAAACGGAACGGCACGCTGTACATTGGGGTGAGCTCACAGCTGGCAACGCGGGTGTGGCAGCATAAGAGCAAGGTAGTGGAGGGTTTTTCGGCCAAGTGCGGCGTTGACAAGCCGGTCTACTAC
- a CDS encoding YbhB/YbcL family Raf kinase inhibitor-like protein: MAFTLSSSAFKAGATIPKQHTCAGADLSPGLFWSGAPSATTHFALIADDPDAPVGTWVHWVLYDLPAHTSDLLPGLPPDEALPNGAKQGLNDFRKVGYGGPCPPPGKPHRYFFKLYALDAPTALKARATKAQVLRAIDGHVLGQAELMGTYQR, encoded by the coding sequence ATGGCTTTCACGCTGTCGAGCTCGGCATTCAAAGCGGGCGCAACGATCCCCAAGCAGCACACCTGTGCGGGCGCGGATCTCTCCCCGGGGTTGTTCTGGAGCGGCGCCCCGAGTGCGACGACGCATTTCGCCCTCATTGCCGACGATCCCGACGCGCCGGTGGGTACGTGGGTGCACTGGGTGCTCTACGATCTACCCGCGCACACCAGCGATTTGCTGCCGGGCTTGCCGCCCGACGAGGCTCTCCCCAACGGCGCCAAGCAGGGCCTCAACGATTTCCGCAAAGTCGGCTACGGCGGTCCCTGTCCGCCGCCGGGCAAGCCCCACCGCTACTTCTTCAAGCTCTACGCTCTCGATGCCCCCACCGCGCTGAAGGCGCGTGCCACCAAGGCCCAGGTGCTGCGGGCCATCGACGGGCACGTCCTCGGTCAGGCCGAACTGATGGGCACCTACCAGCGCTGA